AAAATTAAAACACCAAATTGGTTTCCATTAAAATCATACTTTAATATACATTAAATGTAACAATAGATTCTGTTGTACAGATATTGACaatgaaaaaaatctcttccgTAAACTCATTCAAAACATCTGCAGTTGAAATTCTAAACCTGAACAAGAGATTGTTTCACACTCCAGATCAAGagatgatatttaacatcccatcACCATACAGGAtatacaaagtgggccatgtatGAACGCAATCAGAATGTTATTACTTAAATAGAAAGACAGTTATAAATCTGTACAAAGATGTTCACAAAAATCATCTTTTTCCCCTCTGAGTGTTCTCTAAATCCTTAAGGTTTTTAGAATTAATTTTTCTGAATATTTCACacaatttgtttttcttcaagCAAAAACACTTAAATGGGTTTTTAAGGCTTTTACTGTGCGTAACTGTAAGCATATAAGCACTGactagctccactgacttcaacaagaCTACATGCATGCTTAGAGTTACACACATGTGCTAAATGTCATGCTGGATCAGAGCATACAAGTTTTGAGAAGACAAGTCACAGATCAAAATCCTGAATATTTAACAATTGCGTTCAACAGCTGGAACATGCAAAGGAAAATGTTAATCTTGCATATGTTACTGAGTCCTCTCTCTGATAGGATGGCTGACCTAAGTTGCAGCAAAAAACCCCAGAGTTTAAGTGAACATCAAGTCCAATCTTTTCAGTGGCTGTATTTTGTTCTTCTCCTTGGCAAAATACATCCACTGTGGTAAATACCTTAATATTTTCTCCTATATAAAGCATTATAAGGTATGATGCTCTTTTGTGTCAGCTGAATCTTCATAGCTGGGGAACATATTAGCATTAAGTGCAAACGAGACGGTAGTAACAAATCATCAGCGCAGGTCAGTAGGTGGCAGGGACTGACAAGAGATTCTTACGATGcccttggttttaaaaaaaacaaaccaaccctcaACAGCGTAATTGTTTCACACCTTACAGATAGAGAGCAATGTTCCCCGACAGGTCACAAGGCATGCTGCAGAACACGCTTGGGAGAGTCTGAGACAGACTGCTACAGGCACAACGCCTACCCAAATGAGAAAAGGGATTATAATCATCCAGGGTGAAAATCAGCTCTAGGTACAAGGGAACAGAAGCTTGATGAAAACCGCATTGGCACACAGTTAAAGGATTTGCAACTAGTAAAAAACAGCAGTGTCTGAAAGATCATCCGGGCTCcccaaagaaggggaaaaaagggctcCCAAGGGGAGCAGAATTCTCTTTAAGCAAAGCCTGATTTGTAGattattttcccccttttcttttagGGACAAGTGGGTTTCCAGTCTCCTAGCAACCCTCGGGAGAAATGCATGTGTGACTTGTGTTAGGGCTAGCGGGAATTAAACCCTCAAAATCCCTGCACATAGTTTGTAGACAAGCATCCTGTTCAGGTTCATATTTGTCATCAAACATTCTGACAGCGTCGTTTAATCAAGGACtctcctattccaaaataaaatcttAAAAATTAGTAACTTACCAATGCAcaggcatttgcattttcacacACATGAAATTGTGCAAATATCTGCAGAATGGGGGAATGTCATCCTCTAGGAGCAGAAAAGCACCAGGCTTCAAGTGGGACAACCTCTGCACAACCACACTGGTGCATCcttaaaaaacaaattttaacaGCATCTCACCAAAATATGCAACAGGGCCTCGCATTGCCCTTTGCCAGGGAAACGGCAAATGTACAAAACACCTCTTTTGACAGTGAGACTATTTTCAAAATGCCCATGAGGAACCTGGTAAAAAATAAACCCAGACAACTGGTTTATTCTACAAACATCATCTGCATTCCGTGGATTAAAATTGCTTATTAAATATGAGCTTTACTCTGTCTCAGCtctgttttcttctttaaaacaTGTACCAAAAACGAGGCAAAGAGAGGAAATTCTGGAGGGAGTCCAGCATGTCAGAAACAAATGGGAAACAGGAAGCAGCCAAACGCTTTTCCTAAGTTGCTGCTAAAGTAGATTTTTCCTAGTTAAGACAGCCAGATAGGAAGGGAGGGATCGGGTTCGTTCCGGATTGTTTTAAAGGAGATTCCTTTTTCCACCTGCCTTTGGAGTCTGTGTTATTTGCATTCAAGACATCACGgtccttcctcctctccttgcCCTGGTGTGAGTGCAATGTTTTTTCCACTGTCTGCTGATCACTCAGTTATGCCCAAACCTCAAGATGATCCATTTCCTGTGCTACGTCCCTCGCACTGGCTTTTTCAGGACAAGCTGCTACTACACTCCTCTGAAGACTCTCTTGGCTCTGGTTCTTGTGTGGGGCTTTTTGCTTCCCTTCTGGCATTGATGCCTTCTGCCCCTTCCTTCTGTTCTCTGTTGTCTGCCAGGCTTTCACCTCCTGGTAGACTTTCATGGCATTGGTGCTCAGCAATTGCTTCATGCAGCACTGAGTCACTCCCTGCCAGACAAGGCAGGCCAGCCTCAGTCTCAGAAACACGCAATGAATTTGCAGAAGCACCTTCCGCACCATTCTCAGTTTTCACGTTAATTTCTTCCACAACCGTGTCTTCCTCACTAACTTCCCCGTTCTCAGCCTCACAGCCCATGGCCTTTGGGTTAGTGGCTTggagggtgcagggaacagtgccAATGTCCTCATTTACTGCACTGTTTTCCAGCACTGCCTCGTCAACTTTCCTCCTTTTTAGGGGAGCATCAGGTGACTCAGACACCTTAAAGTCTTCACTGCTCACATCACCCTCTTCAGCGGCTACAGGGTCATCTTTTTCCAGCAACGCTGGAAGTGTCTCTGTGGTCTCTTGATTGATCGCAAATTCCTCTAGGTTATAAGAGATCTTCTCAATGTCAGTGGGACTTTTCAACAGTCCTGGGCACGTCCCACTTCCACTGTTGAACTTTAACTTTCTTTTCTTGCTTTCCTTTGGACAGTCATTCTCCGATCCATCCCCTGTGCTCACAAGCGCCTCACTGGGAACGTTGTCTCCTCGCTCCATAGCGCCCAGCTTGCTTTGCTCTTCCGAGGCGCATTCGCCACTCACCTTGCGGGTTTGGGAGTCTGCAGCATCTCCAACTGTCTCCTCCCTGTTGGGAGGACGGGTTTCGTTCATCCCCACCGCTTCTTTGTCTCTGACGCATTCCTGCTCTTCATCAGCCTTTTGGCAGTGCTGGGTCTTTGGCAACGGAGGTTTATATGCCAGGAGTTTCTTAGGAGGCCCCCATACAAACCTATGCTGAGGTTTGAAGTGTTTCCATGCATAGTGTATCAGCTCCCTTCGCTTATGCTTGTTTCGGATGGTGAACAGGAAGTAATCCAAGGCACTTCTCTTAACATTTGGGAGCGTTTGGAAAACAAGAGTctctgttaggaaaaacttcaccAGGTGCACTTGATAGTGTTCATACCCCATCTCTCCCAGACACTTCAGAATACGGGTTATCCGCAAATTGTTGTGACTAAACCTGAGACAGACAGgggaaaacaaaaaccaaaaaaaaaaaaaaaaaaccagacagtGAAACAGGAAAATGACATCTTGAAGTGAAAGCAGCATAGTTCAGAGTCCCACTAGAATCCAGGCAGGTATTTTCAAAGTAACAGTaaactgttaactggttaaactataggtttaactggttaatcccCTGCAGCGTGGTGAGCCCAGCTGTGGCATGCTGTGGGCGGGGGATTACTCTGGCCCAGCCAGATGCCGGTAAACCAGGTACcccagtaagcatgctggtaaacaatgcttactgggtaaccagctAAAACTTTACATCTCTGGTCTCACTGCCATCACTAATGCATAGTTCGAGCTACGAGGACACTTATTGGAAAAGGGACATGCTATCTCTACTGTTTGAGAATACCACCTATACCACCACTACCTTGCATTtaaatagcacttttcatccaagGGCCTGAAAGCATTCCACAGACATTGAGGCAGCCTTATAACACCCAAGCAACCATAGGGAATTATTACTTTATACTTATAGAAATTACTGAGAAGTGACTTGACCGAGATCTCACATACAGCCAGTCATTTTCATTGCCAACAACAGAACCCGGCAGTTCTGATGCCCAAGTTCCCACCAGTAACTAGAGAATTTCATTCTTAATTCCAgtgatcattttatttttaaactgaactGTACACCCTCTTCTCAGCACGCCTTAAAAAAATGAATCCCTGCCATACACTGAGCTCCAGGGCAACACTGTTCCAGTGGTTTTCTAAGACTACAACTGCTTGAGGCCCATCTCACTGAAGAGTAAACTTGTCTGAGTCACAAACTCCAAGGCAGCCACTGTCAGAGTCTCTAAGGCTGCATTACACTCTCAGGGAGACGGACACCCACCTTTCGGCAGTAATACCAAAGCAGTCATGCAAGATACACACTCAGCTCACAATGGAGCCTCAGTCTCATCTGGGGTCTCTACACAATTCAAGTGATCTccactatgtattttagaaacatgcatctgtctgtttgttcaggaactcctccctaaatagtaagagctacgACCACCACATtcgatatacagcttcctctgatcatagctcaaagcaaggtcaggattcggttgtgccaggacaatggaatgtgcctggaatttgattgtttctcataaaatggaaggggaggagtctaggaggagggacagttatattgtgGAATGACCagaggggggcagcaggtgccagagatgggggcaagggcagttataaccccattgggccagcaggggacagggtggagaaagggacagctatttcAGAGAGTATCTGTTTGTAAGTCTATTTTTTTGAGTATCTGTCTTCCTcaccctccccgccctcccccccccgccccccagttgggggacatgcacctttcctctgtctgtgcccactgcagcagccatggacaggtgcttctcatctAGCCCTAAGCtgatgtggtgagagagggctggggcagcctgcatactgaacctctcaccttcagccccaccctggagcaatgatttaaatgaagaaaaacaaaacttatttgagttcaGGACCCAAGCTGcgtcaggtaaatcttctagtttaaaaCAACAGGAAAGATTCTAAAAGGTTTCTCGAGATCTAGccagtcagtggcacagctaaAAAAAAGGATACATAAATTTGTGGCTAGTTGGCTCCCAGTTCTGTGCGGTTAGATCACATTTTTCTGGAACACAGATCTCAGTATACGACTTACTCTTGTGGCTTCATTTCAATTCTCTCTCCCACGGGTGAAGCAAAAAAGCGGAGCAATGTAAATAGGACTCACCGATCAAGGTTGCGAAATCTCTGAATCCAGTTTTCTGCTCTTCTCACTTGCCCCGTTTCTTGATTTATCAAGTTTATTCCATAAAAACCCAGCATGAGTTTGTAAGCTCTAACGAATCTTTGCataacttcctcatttttcttAAAGGCCTGAAATGCACAAAAGACTCCAAATTTGCATCTATGGCAACTCAAAAAGATTTTAATCTGCAGCAGTTTTTTTAAGAGGCCTTTCAGTTACacacaatacagtaaaactccgatggtccggcatctgatggtccggcactcctgatggtctggcaccatcaggaacccggaagtgctctgggcagccggaccattggagctgctctgcccccagcttccccgattcagccgctgctaaaactgaccagcgctgaatccgggaagcagggggcagaacagctggagtgctgctgggtaggtccagtagcgctgcccctcggggctgcgggaccaacccagcagcaccccagctatcccggattcagctgctgctgaaattgaccagcggctgactccaggaagcccgagacagagctgctctgccccagcttcctggaatcagccactggtcagtttcagcagcagctgacttgggtacacctggaacagagcagctggggtgctgctgggttggtccagtagcgccgaggagtggcgctgcgggaccaacccgtcagcaccacagctgctctgccccaggcgtccccaagagcacctggggtgctgacaggttggtctcgcggtgccaagggtcggcgctaccggaccaacccagcagcaccccagctgctctgctgcaggcatccccgattcagccgctgctgaaactgaccagcagcagctgaatcggggactcctggggcagagccggactatcagaagggagggctatgagggagTCTGGggtagcttccccccaccccaccccagacccctcatagcccccccttctgatagtccagcatatctgataatccggcacccctgggtcctaaaggtgccggattatcggaagtttactgtacttataAATGGCTATGGTGTAAAGAGACACAGTTGAGATCTTCAGAGggtggagacggatggcaggagagagatggcttgatcattacctgttcggttcactccctctggggcatctggcattagccactgtcagcagacgggatactgagctggaaggacctttggtctgacctagtatggcctttcttatgtttaCATCATCAAATCTATAATCTACTGCTGAGAGGAGCAAAAAGGTCATCCAAAGCGGCATTTAACAGACAGTGGCGCTGGCTCCATTAGGGTGGAGAAGGAAATGGAGCAACCTCACATAGTATAGGGCAAAAATTTACCTAGCTGAACCCCCACTGCCCTTCAGGTATAAAAGGTTTTAAATAAAAGATGCACCTGAATTTCTTTAAGTGTGAGAGGCTTTGCACGCCAGTTCATCCCACGCTCACGTAAAGGGAACAACCTGAAGGGAAAGAAGATTTGCAGATTCACTAAAACAGAGGTTGCATTAAAGTCAGTGCTCATGCTCCTTAACAAATGAAGAGACAGATCTTCCATGGTGGAGATACCAAATACAGTCCCTTTTTGAGAGGACGTGTCATGGACTACACAAGGAGTTAGGATGTTACAGGTTAAAGTCACACCGCAAAAAGTCACTCTACACGCTCATACTATTAGCAGGAATTGTGAAATTAGAAATACCAGACAAATCAATAACCACCACAGTACGGTTACCCAGTACCCGTTTTCCAGACATACTGCAGCGGAGGACTGAAGGCACTGACAGAGCTACAAGGGAAACCTTTGCCTTCAGCCAGCAGGGCAGATAGCCTCGCCGGGCCTTTAgacaaggcaggggagggaaagggagaaacTGCTCagtgccctggaaggggtggggcttggcagaaggggcgggactagaGGCAGCTAGCCCTTGGCGCCGCCCAGGTCACGACACACCCTCACCTCTCCTGAGCTGCCCAAAGTATGCCGTGCAGTgctccagcaatgatttaaagggttCATGGCtcctgcagtggcagcagcaggagctctgggcccttgtgtgttgccaggccccggggcagttgccccttttgtaccccccattggtgggcctgccgTCAGCACACCCCGCCCTCTTGTTACTTCCACAAGGAAGTAACTGACTAAAATAAATCTCACAAATTTAGGAGCTGAAGGTTTTCTATGAAGCCAGCTGCGGCAGCGCTGAAGCACCAAATTCACTGAGACGGGCATCAGAAGAGAATCATGCGAAGACATGTCTCTTTTCGTAATAACTATTTACCATTGTATATAAGAATGATTTTCTTCCAGAGTCTCATAGTCCTCCTGCCAAGCTTCAAGGAGGTCATCAATATATAAACCTAGGTGGGGAAAAAGAGTGGGAAGTGAGAGAAGAAACTGCAGCAAATGAGCTTGTGTAAAGCTAACCGATTGTCCAGGAAATGGGATAAGTGTCCCACAAAACAGGATCTTTTGTCTTTAAGAGAGGAGGGTAGCCTCCATAAAAAGAGCACGTTTAACAAGATAACCTAGGGTGCATCCACAATGCACTCAAAACCCAAAAtaggatacgcaatttgcactatgcaaattgcgtatcttagattgattttatttcacaataggctattttgaaatttggcatgtctacatggtgccaaatttcaaaatcaagcactatttcgagccatcccttatccctcatgcgaagtatttccaaataatgggcatgttccctggacgcagggtagctatttcgggatacctctggtaccctGAAGTAgccttgcagtttagacatacgcCTCGTGTCCTTTCCAAGGGGCCCCAAACAGGCTTTTTAACAGTGTAGGTTCCTGTATACATTGGAGTGCAGGCATTAAAGAAATGCCATTCCTAAATAAGGGCCCAAGCCGACATTCCTTTGCACGTCCAAATAACCATCTCAACAGACTATTTTCTGAAAAATCACGCATCATAAAAGTCAGAAAGTAACAGCCTCGCTAGTGCTGTGACCTGCTATCGCAAAAGATCAGGAGTAGGTTCTCCTACTACTTTAGGACTAATCTTGCAATGACCCCTGTATGTCCTACAAGGACCTACATGGTAATGAGCAGCCTCGGCTTCTACCAAAGACACGGAAGTGCAGCACTTTTCAAGATTAGGCCCTTCAAAGGGGAGAGAAGCCTTCTAGGACTTTCAAAGTCTCACGCTGTTGAATGGAGACTGATATCCCAGAGGGCCCCATTCCTGATCTGCAGGGATCCCAGAAAACCAGCCTCCAGGCTTTAAAGATGCTTCTTGTCAGATTAAACACTCTTCTCATTTCTTAGTTTCAGATGAGTGATGGTTGCCTTTTTCCCTTTGGATGGCAGCTCTTGGCATTTCACTTTTGCATATGTCTGACACGAAGGCACCTTGGAAGGAGAATTCAGCACAGAGGGAACAGGCGAGAGGGAGAGCTAGATGGCTCAACATTCAAGCTCTAGACAGCTGAATGTTCACACCCCCAGCTCAGCGTGGGTTCTCATCCAGAGCGCTGAAGTTAGCGTGAATGGGGGCCTGAAAGCATTAATGTactgcaagggaaaggtgcatCGCAAAAAACATTCTACACCGGGTTGCCAGAAGGGCTTGTAAACAAATACACTTTCCTCCTACCGCGGGGCGCTTCAGGGAATTCTGCCTGCCCCAGTTAATCTTTTGAAGTGAAGAGCTTTTCACAAGGCAGTAACAAACAGAAAACTCTGAAGGGCACATGGCGAGTTACTACTGCACATGCCACAGAGCGAAACAAAGGAATGAACAATAAGCGAGCAATTGATCGCATTCTGCAACGTAAGCAGGAAACACAGATTTACATGCATTTGTGCATCCTGGAGCACAGTCAACATTGGAAAATGCTCCAGTCGACTGACCATGAGGCTGGAAAAAAGAtctggattctatccctgccaCTCACTCCATGCAGTTGAAAGGCGCATGAGTTTGCACATAAGGGAAGCCCCAGTCAGATACGTACCATGAGGCAGAAAGTTAATATCATTTTTGTAAAAACTTAAATTCcacatctcctcctcctcttcatcatcaTCTTCCCCTTCTTCCAAACCCTGCAGAAGAGAGACAGGCATTTGAATGCATTGCTGCTAGTTAACATACACACAACGACCTTCCTGAGTTCTCTTGGGTTGGTAGCATGGCTACCAAGTCTGAGAACAGCAGTTGGGATTGAATGGCTTGTTTCTGAGCCAGGAGGATGTAGCACATCTCAGTGACTGGATGAGGAAAACTGTGTTAatttattatagaatcatagaaccatagagctggaagagacctcagaaggtcatcaagtcca
The genomic region above belongs to Pelodiscus sinensis isolate JC-2024 chromosome 18, ASM4963464v1, whole genome shotgun sequence and contains:
- the OGFR gene encoding opioid growth factor receptor isoform X3 — translated: MERRRPTVSSMGYRGFEFSMGRNWTAAKDMQRYRHHYPGLEEGEDDDEEEEEMWNLSFYKNDINFLPHGLYIDDLLEAWQEDYETLEENHSYIQWLFPLRERGMNWRAKPLTLKEIQAFKKNEEVMQRFVRAYKLMLGFYGINLINQETGQVRRAENWIQRFRNLDRFSHNNLRITRILKCLGEMGYEHYQVHLVKFFLTETLVFQTLPNVKRSALDYFLFTIRNKHKRRELIHYAWKHFKPQHRFVWGPPKKLLAYKPPLPKTQHCQKADEEQECVRDKEAVGMNETRPPNREETVGDAADSQTRKVSGECASEEQSKLGAMERGDNVPSEALVSTGDGSENDCPKESKKRKLKFNSGSGTCPGLLKSPTDIEKISYNLEEFAINQETTETLPALLEKDDPVAAEEGDVSSEDFKVSESPDAPLKRRKVDEAVLENSAVNEDIGTVPCTLQATNPKAMGCEAENGEVSEEDTVVEEINVKTENGAEGASANSLRVSETEAGLPCLAGSDSVLHEAIAEHQCHESLPGGESLADNREQKEGAEGINARREAKSPTQEPEPRESSEECSSSLS
- the OGFR gene encoding opioid growth factor receptor isoform X1, whose amino-acid sequence is MAAWGSFGEREDGAKKDRGFWEYDSTWESDEGEAAGADSEEEDSLPGRLQGSQQAGGAQSRWYCLYRTSIMFLWKALSALKLSDAQERRRPTVSSMGYRGFEFSMGRNWTAAKDMQRYRHHYPGLEEGEDDDEEEEEMWNLSFYKNDINFLPHGLYIDDLLEAWQEDYETLEENHSYIQWLFPLRERGMNWRAKPLTLKEIQAFKKNEEVMQRFVRAYKLMLGFYGINLINQETGQVRRAENWIQRFRNLDRFSHNNLRITRILKCLGEMGYEHYQVHLVKFFLTETLVFQTLPNVKRSALDYFLFTIRNKHKRRELIHYAWKHFKPQHRFVWGPPKKLLAYKPPLPKTQHCQKADEEQECVRDKEAVGMNETRPPNREETVGDAADSQTRKVSGECASEEQSKLGAMERGDNVPSEALVSTGDGSENDCPKESKKRKLKFNSGSGTCPGLLKSPTDIEKISYNLEEFAINQETTETLPALLEKDDPVAAEEGDVSSEDFKVSESPDAPLKRRKVDEAVLENSAVNEDIGTVPCTLQATNPKAMGCEAENGEVSEEDTVVEEINVKTENGAEGASANSLRVSETEAGLPCLAGSDSVLHEAIAEHQCHESLPGGESLADNREQKEGAEGINARREAKSPTQEPEPRESSEECSSSLS
- the OGFR gene encoding opioid growth factor receptor isoform X2; its protein translation is MRGRRLEQTARRRIPCRGGCRAPSRPAAHRWYCLYRTSIMFLWKALSALKLSDAQERRRPTVSSMGYRGFEFSMGRNWTAAKDMQRYRHHYPGLEEGEDDDEEEEEMWNLSFYKNDINFLPHGLYIDDLLEAWQEDYETLEENHSYIQWLFPLRERGMNWRAKPLTLKEIQAFKKNEEVMQRFVRAYKLMLGFYGINLINQETGQVRRAENWIQRFRNLDRFSHNNLRITRILKCLGEMGYEHYQVHLVKFFLTETLVFQTLPNVKRSALDYFLFTIRNKHKRRELIHYAWKHFKPQHRFVWGPPKKLLAYKPPLPKTQHCQKADEEQECVRDKEAVGMNETRPPNREETVGDAADSQTRKVSGECASEEQSKLGAMERGDNVPSEALVSTGDGSENDCPKESKKRKLKFNSGSGTCPGLLKSPTDIEKISYNLEEFAINQETTETLPALLEKDDPVAAEEGDVSSEDFKVSESPDAPLKRRKVDEAVLENSAVNEDIGTVPCTLQATNPKAMGCEAENGEVSEEDTVVEEINVKTENGAEGASANSLRVSETEAGLPCLAGSDSVLHEAIAEHQCHESLPGGESLADNREQKEGAEGINARREAKSPTQEPEPRESSEECSSSLS